A genomic region of Notamacropus eugenii isolate mMacEug1 chromosome 3, mMacEug1.pri_v2, whole genome shotgun sequence contains the following coding sequences:
- the MGP gene encoding matrix Gla protein, whose product MKTLLVVTILTALAVIALCYESHESMESYEMNPFINRRRANTFMSPQQRWRAKIQERTREQSKPTYELQREACDDYTLCSRYAFIHGYNAAYNRYFRQQRNI is encoded by the exons ATGAAGACGTTACTCGTTGTCACAATTCTGACTGCATTAGCAGTGATAGCTCTGTGCTATG aATCCCATGAAAGTATGGAATCTTATGAAAtga ATCCCTTCATTAATAGGCGAAGGGCCAACACCTTCATGTCACCTCAACAAAGATGGAGGGCTAAAATCCAGGAGAG GACCAGAGAACAAAGCAAGCCTACCTATGAACTCCAGCGAGAAGCATGTGATGATTACACTCTCTGTTCACGCTATGCCTTTATTCACGGATACAATGCTGCCTATAATCGTTATTTCAGGCAGCAAAGAAACATCTGA